Proteins encoded together in one Bacillota bacterium window:
- a CDS encoding Ldh family oxidoreductase: MAQASQPVYVRVDARAMKDVVARILERVDVPPNQAETIADVLVRADLRGIESHGVQRINTYYLNRLRVGRINPRTEVTVVQRTPGLAVLDANNGMGQVAGVRGMSMCLEMAEEAGMAAVLVRNSNHYGIAGYYAMMALPRDMIGISLTNTQPLVIPTYGRKRIIGTNAISVAAPAGTERPFVLDMATSVVPIGRIEVFDRRKEKVPPHWGADETGKATDNPDRILRGGGLFPLGGPAETSGYKGYGLSAAVDIFCGVLAGAGFLTHVYPPGDPQGRPSNVGHFFAAIKIAAVMPPTEFKARLDEFIRELKSSPKEEGQDRIFLAGEKEFEAEEERAREGIPVNAAVLEEIRTNCRELGVSWPFPF, from the coding sequence GTGGCGCAAGCGAGCCAGCCCGTCTACGTAAGGGTCGACGCCCGGGCAATGAAGGACGTCGTGGCACGCATCCTGGAGCGGGTGGATGTCCCGCCGAATCAGGCCGAAACCATAGCCGACGTCCTGGTCAGGGCCGACCTGCGGGGGATCGAGTCCCACGGGGTGCAGAGGATCAACACGTATTACCTGAACCGGTTGCGGGTGGGACGTATCAACCCCCGCACCGAAGTGACCGTGGTACAACGTACCCCCGGGCTGGCGGTGCTGGACGCCAACAACGGCATGGGCCAGGTGGCGGGAGTGCGGGGCATGAGTATGTGCCTGGAGATGGCGGAGGAAGCGGGCATGGCGGCTGTCCTGGTGCGCAACAGCAACCACTACGGCATCGCCGGCTACTACGCCATGATGGCCCTGCCCCGCGACATGATCGGTATCTCCCTCACCAACACCCAGCCCCTGGTGATCCCCACATACGGGCGTAAGCGGATCATCGGCACCAACGCCATCAGCGTGGCCGCCCCCGCCGGCACGGAGCGGCCATTCGTGCTGGACATGGCCACGAGTGTGGTACCCATCGGCCGCATCGAAGTGTTCGACCGTCGCAAGGAAAAGGTGCCTCCCCACTGGGGAGCCGACGAAACCGGAAAGGCAACCGACAACCCCGACCGCATCCTGCGCGGCGGTGGTCTGTTCCCGCTGGGTGGCCCGGCGGAAACCTCGGGTTACAAGGGATACGGCCTGTCCGCCGCGGTGGACATCTTCTGCGGTGTGCTCGCCGGTGCCGGCTTCCTCACCCACGTCTATCCGCCCGGCGACCCCCAGGGACGGCCGTCCAACGTGGGCCACTTCTTCGCCGCCATCAAGATAGCCGCCGTCATGCCCCCCACAGAGTTCAAGGCCCGCCTGGATGAGTTCATCCGCGAGCTGAAAAGCTCCCCCAAAGAAGAAGGCCAGGATCGCATCTTTCTGGCCGGGGAGAAGGAATTCGAAGCCGAAGAGGAAAGAGCCCGGGAAGGGATCCCGGTCAACGCCGCCGTCCTGGAGGAGATCAGGACCAACTGTCGCGAACTGGGTGTCTCCTGGCCGTTCCCCTTCTGA
- a CDS encoding GNAT family N-acetyltransferase encodes MRHEQHVQVRMLRREDLPAIYRWFRHPLVLRQTLQLPSLQLGWMTRWFQDPQNTIQLVAEAIGGAGTGDVGPARVVGMVSLHRFSGRQDHVVGLGISVDPEYQGQGIGTGLMTAALDLADRYWRPVRVELDVYPDNEVALRLYRRFGFEEEGRRLHHVIRDGAYVDTVVMSRIRWQGAAPGSTSDPQAHSAASRRTSDLERQAMAPGGAIGPEGEAMAPGGAAALEVRPPAPGDAAGLVRLYCDPELMRNSLLLPFPPPDEKKIAGELESFPPAPVHVFVALWRGEVCGEVRLVPWRSRLSRGAEITLLVPPPGSPLAVALGFPPDGVVRALLGAALNLADHWLLLHRLQLDTYADEAWVFPVLQELGFLQEARRRLAVLRDGVFSDRLVWGRLDAGRAGFARGCGEDT; translated from the coding sequence ATGAGGCACGAGCAGCACGTGCAGGTGAGGATGCTGCGACGGGAAGACCTGCCCGCGATATACAGGTGGTTCCGCCACCCGCTGGTCCTCCGCCAAACGTTGCAGTTGCCGTCGCTCCAGCTGGGATGGATGACCAGGTGGTTCCAGGACCCGCAGAACACCATTCAACTGGTGGCCGAGGCGATAGGAGGGGCCGGGACGGGCGACGTCGGGCCAGCCCGGGTGGTCGGAATGGTGTCCCTGCACCGCTTCTCCGGGCGGCAGGATCACGTGGTGGGCCTGGGCATCTCGGTAGACCCCGAGTACCAGGGGCAGGGGATAGGGACTGGTCTGATGACGGCTGCCCTGGACCTGGCCGACCGGTACTGGCGGCCGGTCCGGGTGGAACTGGACGTGTACCCCGACAACGAGGTGGCCCTCCGCCTGTACCGGCGGTTCGGCTTTGAAGAGGAAGGACGGAGGCTGCACCACGTCATCCGTGACGGTGCTTATGTGGACACGGTGGTCATGAGCCGCATCCGCTGGCAAGGAGCAGCCCCAGGCAGCACGAGCGATCCGCAGGCACACTCAGCGGCCTCGCGCCGCACCAGCGATCTCGAGCGGCAGGCGATGGCCCCGGGCGGCGCCATCGGTCCTGAAGGGGAGGCGATGGCCCCGGGCGGTGCGGCCGCCCTCGAGGTGCGCCCACCGGCCCCCGGCGATGCTGCCGGGCTGGTGCGGCTGTACTGCGACCCCGAGCTGATGCGGAACAGCCTCCTGCTGCCGTTTCCCCCTCCGGACGAGAAGAAGATCGCGGGAGAACTCGAGTCATTCCCCCCGGCACCGGTTCACGTTTTCGTGGCCCTGTGGCGCGGTGAGGTGTGCGGAGAGGTCCGCCTGGTGCCCTGGCGCTCCCGGCTCTCGCGGGGTGCTGAGATCACCCTGCTGGTGCCGCCTCCGGGCAGTCCCCTCGCGGTCGCGCTGGGCTTCCCACCCGACGGGGTGGTGCGGGCCCTGCTTGGTGCGGCGCTCAACCTGGCCGATCACTGGCTCCTCTTGCACCGTCTGCAGCTGGACACCTATGCTGACGAGGCCTGGGTGTTTCCCGTCCTGCAGGAGCTTGGCTTCCTCCAGGAAGCCCGGCGGCGCCTGGCAGTCCTGCGCGACGGTGTGTTCTCCGACCGCCTGGTGTGGGGTCGGCTGGATGCCGGCCGGGCAGGATTTGCACGCGGGTGTGGGGAAGACACATGA
- a CDS encoding iron-containing alcohol dehydrogenase, with protein sequence MGDRVWGFFQFQLPTRVVAGTEVLSSLAEEVAALVARGEQPEPSCRVLLVTDRLLADAEPVTMVVDSLRQGGLEVEVFGEVSPDSSLDTVRLGAQAYREAGGGVLVAVGGGSSIDTAKAINMMVSTGQDILDLQGVGVLERPLRPLVAVPTTAGTGSEVTFFAMIRDTERGEKLPFVSAYLAPHLAVLAPQLTVGMSSFLTASTGIDALTHAVEAFLSGNRDPVSDALALRAAGLIGRFLPRATACGADLEARAHMQVAACLAGMAFNHPMVGVVHALAHAVGGRYGVPHGLANAIFLAEGMRFNLPGNEERLIELGRAMGLPGVPAPGAAVPGQPQREDRGRAGEVAAGRVVDGVAAFIDSLGIQRSLGAAGVGEDAVPVVAELALADGSLAANPRWPEYDDLVAMVRAVL encoded by the coding sequence GTGGGGGATCGGGTATGGGGTTTCTTCCAGTTCCAGTTGCCCACGCGGGTTGTGGCGGGAACGGAGGTGCTCTCGAGCCTGGCCGAAGAGGTGGCGGCGCTGGTCGCCCGGGGTGAGCAGCCGGAGCCATCCTGCCGGGTGCTCCTGGTGACCGACCGCTTGCTGGCAGACGCGGAGCCGGTAACCATGGTGGTGGACTCCCTCCGCCAGGGGGGTCTGGAGGTTGAGGTTTTCGGTGAGGTGAGTCCGGACAGCTCCCTGGACACGGTGCGGCTGGGCGCCCAGGCGTACCGCGAGGCGGGGGGCGGGGTGCTGGTGGCCGTGGGGGGCGGGAGCAGCATCGATACGGCCAAGGCCATCAACATGATGGTGTCCACGGGGCAGGACATCCTGGACCTGCAGGGGGTGGGGGTGCTGGAGCGGCCCCTGCGTCCTCTGGTGGCCGTGCCGACCACGGCGGGCACGGGCAGCGAGGTAACCTTCTTCGCCATGATCAGGGATACGGAGCGGGGAGAGAAGCTGCCTTTTGTGAGCGCGTATCTGGCGCCTCACCTGGCGGTCCTGGCGCCCCAGCTCACGGTGGGCATGTCCTCCTTCCTCACCGCCAGCACCGGAATAGATGCCCTCACCCATGCGGTGGAGGCTTTCCTGTCGGGTAACCGCGACCCCGTTTCGGATGCGCTCGCCCTGCGGGCCGCGGGCCTGATCGGACGCTTCCTGCCCCGCGCCACCGCCTGCGGCGCCGACCTGGAGGCCCGCGCCCACATGCAGGTGGCGGCCTGCCTGGCCGGGATGGCCTTCAACCATCCCATGGTGGGGGTGGTGCACGCTCTCGCCCATGCCGTGGGCGGGCGGTACGGTGTGCCCCACGGGTTGGCCAACGCCATTTTTCTCGCCGAGGGGATGCGCTTCAACCTGCCGGGCAACGAGGAGCGCCTGATCGAGCTGGGCCGCGCCATGGGCCTGCCGGGGGTGCCCGCGCCCGGGGCGGCCGTCCCCGGCCAGCCGCAGCGGGAGGATCGGGGGCGAGCCGGCGAGGTGGCGGCCGGGAGGGTGGTGGACGGGGTGGCCGCCTTCATAGATTCTCTGGGGATACAGCGCAGCCTGGGGGCCGCGGGGGTGGGTGAGGACGCCGTGCCCGTAGTGGCGGAGCTGGCCCTTGCCGACGGATCCCTGGCTGCCAACCCCCGCTGGCCCGAGTACGACGACCTGGTGGCCATGGTCAGAGCCGTGCTGTAG
- a CDS encoding dihydrodipicolinate synthase family protein, translating into MAEARFRGVFAPIPTPFGEDGEIAYGALRDNLARWARTRLAGLVVLGSNGEFPLLEPDEKEALVGFVREHFPADRPVIAGTGCESTRATIRFTKKAAQLGADAALVLNPHYYKGSMTEAALKRFYLDVAEASPIPIMIYNMPGNTGLNLPARLVVGLAEHPNIAGIKDSSGNIVQISEILAGAPPGFAVFAGSGSFLLPTILMGGVGGTLAVANVIPDRCADIMALAGAGRLGEARAIQLSILAANAAVTSRWGIAGLKAALDMIGYYGGPPRPPILPLDEEVRAELRAILTRAGALPPSSEC; encoded by the coding sequence ATGGCAGAGGCAAGGTTCAGAGGAGTGTTCGCGCCGATTCCCACACCGTTCGGTGAAGACGGGGAAATCGCGTACGGAGCGCTGCGGGATAACCTGGCCCGGTGGGCCCGGACCCGCCTGGCCGGTCTGGTGGTGCTGGGGAGCAACGGCGAGTTCCCGTTGCTGGAGCCGGACGAGAAGGAGGCTCTGGTGGGGTTCGTGCGGGAGCACTTCCCCGCGGACCGGCCCGTCATCGCGGGCACGGGGTGCGAGTCGACGCGGGCCACCATCCGCTTCACCAAGAAGGCGGCCCAGCTGGGAGCCGACGCCGCCCTGGTGCTCAATCCTCATTACTACAAGGGATCGATGACCGAGGCAGCCCTCAAACGGTTCTACCTGGATGTGGCAGAGGCCTCGCCCATCCCCATCATGATTTACAACATGCCCGGGAACACCGGCCTCAACCTGCCCGCCAGGCTGGTGGTGGGGCTGGCCGAGCACCCCAACATCGCGGGCATCAAGGACAGCTCGGGTAACATCGTGCAGATCTCCGAGATCCTGGCCGGAGCCCCGCCCGGATTTGCCGTCTTTGCCGGGTCCGGCAGCTTCCTGCTGCCCACCATCCTGATGGGCGGTGTGGGCGGCACCCTGGCCGTGGCCAATGTGATACCGGACCGGTGCGCGGACATCATGGCTCTGGCCGGTGCCGGCCGCCTGGGGGAGGCGCGCGCCATCCAGCTGAGCATCCTGGCAGCCAATGCTGCGGTGACCAGCCGGTGGGGGATTGCCGGCCTGAAGGCGGCCCTGGATATGATCGGCTATTACGGTGGTCCGCCCCGGCCTCCCATCCTGCCTCTGGACGAGGAGGTCCGGGCCGAACTGCGTGCCATCCTCACTCGGGCAGGTGCTCTTCCCCCATCCAGCGAGTGCTGA
- a CDS encoding SCP2 sterol-binding domain-containing protein → MPYFKDADDVYDLLGGLFRQGREHADLAPKVAASKILIQFQYREPEAVITINARNPQEPPFDVILGPTDIKPDVVMSMKADVAHEFWLGKVNLLTALARRQIVAQGPVSVAIKLVPVLGPAFSLYRQLLEQKGRPA, encoded by the coding sequence GTGCCGTATTTCAAGGACGCCGACGACGTGTACGACCTGCTGGGGGGCCTCTTCCGCCAGGGCCGGGAGCACGCCGACCTGGCCCCCAAGGTGGCGGCGTCGAAGATCTTGATCCAGTTCCAGTATCGAGAACCGGAGGCCGTGATAACTATCAATGCCAGGAACCCCCAGGAGCCACCCTTTGACGTCATCCTGGGTCCCACCGACATCAAGCCCGACGTCGTGATGAGCATGAAGGCGGACGTGGCCCACGAGTTCTGGCTGGGCAAGGTGAACCTGCTCACCGCCCTGGCCCGGCGCCAGATCGTGGCCCAGGGGCCGGTGTCGGTGGCCATCAAGCTGGTGCCCGTGCTGGGGCCGGCGTTCAGCCTCTACCGGCAACTTCTGGAACAGAAGGGCCGCCCGGCCTGA
- a CDS encoding aldehyde ferredoxin oxidoreductase family protein, which produces MSGWHGRYLEVDLGGGRVQARAWPETWGEHFGGGSGLGAWLVWSELGAALPHQDPLDASSPLVFFTGPLTGSGLPGTARSVVCALSPLTGIWGEANAGGNFGPVLKAAGWDGILIRGRAARPCWIEVGDGGAVMHPADDLWGRDTYETTAVVLDRALRGALAAVACIGPAGERRAPLAAIIHNRGHAFGRTGMGAVMGSKNLKAIAVGGRTLPPAASPALLREVRARMLGKIREHIVTQSLSFAGTASSIDLSSLSGDLPVRNWTRPGWEGAEAINATSYESILVGRESCFACPVGCKRRVRTERAEGPGPEYETLAALGSLLEVADLGAIAHANEICNRAGLDTISLGGTIAMATELDEAGLLPAGMMGSLRLRWGDAAAMVEAVRQAAAGEGLGRWLAQGTRRLAAALPDDEAIRDAAVHVKGLEVPMHDPRVNHGMALAYATSYRGACHVSELNYFLEQGAASMPVLVPGEPLPGPSGEGKAALLAAAQDFTGLACNCLLFCYFVLVALDETDVCQAVEAVTGRPATVAGLRETGERVWMLKRLINTARGVTRRDDLLPARLLRAFDEGPVAGSSPEPESMLIEFYRLRGLDEEGRPRAETLARLGLPMAGAR; this is translated from the coding sequence ATGAGCGGCTGGCACGGGCGCTATCTGGAGGTGGACCTCGGCGGGGGCCGGGTGCAAGCGCGTGCCTGGCCGGAAACCTGGGGCGAGCACTTCGGGGGAGGCAGCGGCCTGGGGGCCTGGCTCGTCTGGAGCGAACTGGGAGCGGCCCTGCCGCATCAGGATCCCCTGGATGCCAGTTCGCCCCTGGTGTTCTTCACCGGTCCCCTCACCGGTAGCGGCCTGCCCGGCACGGCCCGGTCGGTGGTGTGTGCCCTTTCGCCGCTCACGGGCATCTGGGGGGAGGCCAACGCGGGCGGCAACTTCGGCCCCGTCCTCAAGGCCGCGGGCTGGGACGGCATCCTCATCAGAGGGCGGGCGGCCCGGCCCTGCTGGATAGAGGTGGGGGACGGCGGTGCCGTGATGCACCCAGCCGATGATCTGTGGGGTCGGGACACGTACGAGACCACGGCCGTCGTGCTCGACCGGGCCCTGCGGGGAGCACTGGCGGCGGTGGCGTGTATCGGGCCGGCCGGCGAGCGGCGGGCTCCCCTGGCCGCAATCATCCACAACCGGGGCCACGCCTTCGGCCGCACGGGCATGGGGGCGGTCATGGGGAGCAAGAACCTGAAGGCCATCGCCGTGGGGGGCAGGACGCTTCCGCCGGCGGCCAGCCCCGCCTTGCTGCGGGAAGTCCGTGCCCGCATGCTGGGTAAGATCAGGGAACACATCGTCACCCAGTCCCTCTCCTTTGCCGGAACCGCCAGTTCCATTGATCTCTCCAGCCTGAGCGGTGACCTCCCCGTGCGCAACTGGACCCGCCCCGGCTGGGAGGGAGCGGAGGCCATAAACGCCACCAGCTACGAGTCCATCCTGGTGGGAAGGGAAAGCTGCTTCGCCTGCCCCGTGGGATGCAAGCGCCGGGTGCGTACGGAGCGGGCGGAGGGGCCGGGGCCGGAGTACGAAACCCTGGCCGCTCTGGGAAGCCTGCTGGAGGTGGCCGACCTGGGGGCCATCGCCCATGCCAACGAGATCTGCAACCGGGCCGGCCTGGACACCATCAGCCTGGGTGGGACCATCGCCATGGCCACGGAGCTGGACGAAGCCGGCCTTCTTCCCGCCGGGATGATGGGGAGCCTAAGGTTGCGCTGGGGGGATGCCGCCGCCATGGTGGAAGCGGTGCGACAGGCAGCGGCGGGTGAGGGCCTGGGGAGGTGGCTGGCGCAGGGTACGCGCCGGCTGGCGGCGGCGCTGCCCGACGACGAAGCTATCAGGGACGCGGCGGTGCACGTCAAGGGACTGGAAGTGCCCATGCACGATCCCCGGGTCAACCACGGCATGGCCCTGGCCTATGCTACCTCGTACCGGGGGGCCTGCCACGTTTCCGAGCTCAACTACTTCCTGGAACAGGGGGCGGCCAGCATGCCGGTGCTGGTACCGGGGGAGCCCCTGCCGGGCCCGTCCGGCGAAGGCAAGGCCGCCCTGCTGGCGGCAGCCCAGGATTTCACGGGACTGGCGTGCAACTGCCTGCTGTTCTGCTACTTCGTCCTGGTGGCCCTGGACGAGACCGACGTCTGCCAGGCCGTTGAGGCGGTCACCGGGCGTCCCGCCACGGTGGCGGGGCTGCGGGAGACCGGGGAGCGGGTATGGATGCTGAAGAGGCTCATCAACACCGCCCGCGGAGTCACCCGCAGGGACGACCTGCTGCCCGCCCGGCTGCTGAGAGCCTTCGACGAGGGGCCGGTGGCGGGGTCGTCTCCCGAACCGGAATCCATGCTGATCGAGTTCTACCGGCTACGGGGCCTGGACGAAGAGGGCCGGCCCCGGGCGGAGACGCTGGCCCGCCTGGGTCTGCCGATGGCGGGCGCGAGGTGA